In Streptomyces sp. SID8374, one genomic interval encodes:
- a CDS encoding nitronate monooxygenase family protein: METELSRELGIEHAIFGFTPFPAVAAAISRAGGFGVLGAVRYTDPQELARDLDRLDKLADGRPYGLDVVMPAKKVEGVTEADVEAMIPDAHRGFVQELLTRYGVPELAEGEASGWRITGWMEEVARNQLDVAFDYPIKLLANALGSPPADVIDRAHAHGVLVAALAGSAEHARRHAAAGIDVVVAQGYEAGGHTGEIGSMVLVPEVVEAVAPLPVLAAGGIGSGEQAAAGFALGAQGVWLGSLWLTTEEADLHSAALTRKLLAAGSGDTVRSRALTGKPARQLRTAWTDAWDDPAGPGTLPMPLQGLLVAEAVSRIQKYEVGELLGTPVGQIVGRMTSERSVQAVVDDLTRGFERAVTRINRIAGRSAT; encoded by the coding sequence ATGGAGACGGAGCTGAGCAGAGAACTGGGCATCGAACACGCCATCTTCGGCTTCACGCCGTTCCCCGCCGTCGCGGCGGCCATCAGCAGAGCCGGTGGCTTCGGCGTGCTCGGCGCGGTCCGCTACACCGACCCCCAGGAGCTGGCCCGCGACCTCGACCGGCTGGACAAGCTCGCCGACGGCAGACCGTACGGCCTCGATGTCGTCATGCCGGCCAAGAAGGTCGAAGGGGTCACCGAGGCCGATGTCGAGGCGATGATCCCGGACGCGCACCGGGGGTTCGTCCAGGAACTCCTCACCCGCTACGGAGTGCCCGAACTCGCCGAAGGGGAGGCGTCCGGCTGGCGTATCACCGGCTGGATGGAGGAGGTCGCCCGCAACCAGCTGGACGTGGCCTTCGACTATCCGATCAAGCTCCTCGCCAACGCCCTCGGCTCCCCGCCCGCCGACGTCATCGACCGCGCCCACGCCCACGGCGTCCTCGTCGCCGCCCTCGCCGGAAGCGCCGAACACGCCCGTCGGCACGCGGCGGCGGGCATCGACGTCGTCGTCGCCCAGGGGTACGAGGCGGGCGGCCACACCGGAGAGATCGGCTCCATGGTGCTCGTCCCCGAAGTCGTCGAGGCCGTCGCCCCGCTGCCCGTGCTCGCCGCCGGAGGCATCGGCAGCGGCGAACAGGCCGCCGCCGGATTCGCCCTCGGTGCCCAGGGCGTCTGGCTCGGCTCCCTCTGGCTCACCACCGAGGAGGCCGACCTCCACTCGGCGGCCCTCACCCGCAAACTCCTGGCCGCGGGCTCCGGCGACACCGTCCGCTCCCGCGCCCTCACCGGGAAGCCCGCACGCCAGCTCCGTACCGCATGGACCGACGCCTGGGACGACCCGGCAGGACCCGGCACCCTGCCCATGCCGCTCCAGGGGCTGCTGGTCGCCGAAGCCGTCTCCCGGATCCAGAAGTACGAGGTCGGGGAGCTGCTCGGCACCCCCGTCGGTCAGATCGTCGGCCGGATGACCAGCGAGCGCAGCGTCCAGGCGGTCGTCGACGACCTGACGCGCGGCTTCGAACGGGCCGTCACCCGCATCAACCGCATCGCCGGAAGGAGCGCCACGTGA
- a CDS encoding serine hydrolase domain-containing protein, giving the protein MTGYAAGNGDAEAVGLPEGTGSGIGRRRLGGGILALGGALALAPIPLAGAAERGAPGRGPGTAEAGAGMGSGARRPTLRRGTAARAGLLQGPLDQLVREAEAYLADSPKHPWYAGAVLLAGRGGTVALHRPIGKAVRYAAYDEATDTGVEFPAEQQIAMAEDTVFDLASISKLFTSILAVQQIERGALELEAAVASYLPDFAGGGKQDITVRQLLTHTSGFRAWIPLYQEPTREGKLRMLWNEVPASAPGSAYLYSDLNLISLQLILERITGHTLDVLLRDEITAPLGMHRTRYNPPASWKPKIAATEDARLPWSGLERGLVWGEVHDENAYSFDGVAGHAGVFSCAWDLAVLARTLLNGGVYGRARILSEDSVDLLFTDFNTAFPGDEHGLGFELYQHWYMGAMATPRTAGHTGFTGTSLVLDPSTDTFLVVLGNSVHPVRSWRSGSAPRVATANQLARAVPVRPERGRTAWFSGMASASTATLTLPVLRPASARSRLECALWWDTEPGADRLVLEVLEASAGQEWQPVPFTTVGPGSGHHRPDPQPHPEGWVSGWSGRVWHKLEADLSAWRGKGVQLRWRYTTDQLYVGRGAYVDSLRVRDGAATVFDSDRPRDAGRIGATGWVLSAD; this is encoded by the coding sequence ATGACCGGGTACGCGGCGGGGAACGGGGACGCGGAGGCAGTCGGGCTTCCGGAAGGCACCGGGAGCGGCATCGGCCGCCGGAGGCTGGGCGGCGGGATACTGGCGCTGGGCGGCGCGCTCGCCCTGGCGCCGATCCCGCTGGCCGGGGCGGCCGAACGGGGCGCACCGGGCAGGGGCCCGGGGACGGCGGAGGCGGGAGCGGGCATGGGATCAGGGGCGCGGCGGCCCACGTTGCGGCGGGGCACCGCCGCCCGCGCGGGGCTGCTCCAGGGGCCGCTGGACCAGCTGGTCCGGGAGGCGGAGGCCTACCTCGCCGACTCCCCCAAACACCCCTGGTACGCGGGGGCGGTGCTGCTCGCCGGGCGGGGCGGCACGGTGGCGCTGCACCGGCCGATCGGCAAGGCGGTGCGCTACGCGGCGTACGACGAGGCGACGGACACCGGGGTGGAGTTCCCGGCGGAGCAGCAGATCGCGATGGCCGAGGACACCGTCTTCGACCTGGCCTCGATCTCCAAGCTGTTCACGTCGATCCTGGCGGTGCAGCAGATCGAACGCGGCGCGCTGGAGCTGGAGGCCGCTGTTGCCTCGTACCTCCCGGACTTCGCGGGCGGCGGCAAGCAGGACATCACGGTCCGTCAGCTGCTCACCCACACCTCCGGCTTCCGGGCCTGGATCCCGCTCTACCAGGAGCCGACCCGGGAGGGAAAGCTCCGGATGCTCTGGAACGAGGTCCCGGCGAGCGCCCCCGGCAGCGCCTACCTCTACTCCGACCTCAATCTGATCTCGCTGCAACTGATCCTGGAACGGATCACCGGTCACACTCTGGATGTCCTGCTCCGCGACGAGATCACTGCTCCGCTCGGGATGCACCGCACGCGCTACAACCCGCCCGCCTCCTGGAAGCCGAAGATCGCGGCCACCGAGGACGCCCGGCTGCCGTGGTCCGGCCTCGAACGCGGCCTGGTCTGGGGCGAGGTGCACGACGAGAACGCCTACAGCTTCGACGGGGTGGCCGGTCACGCCGGGGTGTTCTCCTGCGCCTGGGATCTGGCTGTTCTCGCCCGCACCCTCCTCAACGGCGGCGTCTACGGCCGCGCCCGCATCCTCTCCGAGGACTCCGTCGACCTGCTCTTCACCGACTTCAACACCGCGTTCCCGGGCGACGAGCACGGCCTCGGCTTCGAGCTCTACCAGCACTGGTACATGGGCGCGATGGCCACCCCGCGTACGGCGGGCCACACCGGGTTCACCGGGACCAGCCTGGTCCTCGACCCGTCGACCGACACGTTCCTCGTGGTGCTGGGCAACTCGGTCCATCCCGTACGGAGCTGGCGCTCGGGCAGCGCGCCCCGGGTGGCGACGGCCAACCAGCTGGCGCGGGCGGTGCCGGTCCGGCCGGAGCGGGGGCGTACGGCCTGGTTCTCCGGGATGGCGAGCGCGTCGACCGCCACGCTCACCCTGCCCGTACTGCGTCCGGCGTCCGCACGCTCCCGGCTGGAGTGCGCCCTGTGGTGGGACACCGAACCCGGCGCCGACCGGCTGGTACTGGAGGTGCTGGAGGCGTCGGCGGGGCAGGAGTGGCAGCCGGTGCCGTTCACCACCGTGGGCCCGGGCTCCGGCCACCACCGCCCGGATCCGCAACCGCACCCGGAGGGCTGGGTCTCCGGCTGGTCGGGGCGGGTGTGGCACAAGCTGGAGGCGGATCTGTCGGCCTGGCGCGGCAAGGGCGTCCAGCTGCGGTGGCGCTACACCACGGACCAGCTGTACGTGGGGCGCGGCGCGTACGTGGACTCCCTGCGGGTCCGCGACGGCGCCGCCACGGTCTTCGACTCCGACCGGCCCCGGGACGCGGGGCGCATCGGGGCGACGGGCTGGGTGCTGTCGGCCGACTGA
- a CDS encoding acyl-CoA synthetase: protein MNQPPNGFWAQAAADPDRSVLVAPGGEEWSAGRLHADANRMVHGLRAAGMSEGDAFAVVLPNGTELLTAHLAASQAGFYLVPVNHHLVGPEIAWIVADSGARVLITHERFAAAATAAADEAGLPESHRYAVGTVPGCRPYADLLDGHPATPPENRTLGWVMNYTSGTTGRPRGIRRPLPGKLPEETYLGGFLGIFGIRPFDGNVHLVCSPLYHTAVLQFASAALHIGHPLVLMDGWSPEEMLRLIDTQRCTHTHMVPTQFHRLLALPEEVKERYDVSSMRHAIHGAAPCPDHVKRAMIDWWGSCVEEYYAASEGGGAFATAEDWLKKPGTVGKAWPISELAVFDDDGNRLPAGQLGTVYMKMSTGGFSYHKDETKTRKNRIGDFFTVGDLGVLDADGYLFLRDRKIDMIIAGGVNIYPAEIESALLTHPAVADAAAFGIPHADRGEEVKAVVEPAEGYEAGDALAAEILAHCEERLAGYKRPRSVDFIAAMPRDPNGKLYKRRLREPYWEGHQRPL, encoded by the coding sequence GTGAACCAGCCGCCCAACGGCTTCTGGGCCCAGGCCGCCGCCGACCCCGACCGTAGCGTGCTCGTCGCGCCCGGCGGTGAGGAGTGGAGCGCGGGGCGGCTGCACGCCGACGCCAACCGCATGGTCCACGGACTGCGCGCGGCCGGGATGAGCGAGGGCGACGCGTTCGCCGTCGTCCTGCCCAACGGCACCGAACTGCTCACCGCCCACCTCGCCGCCTCCCAGGCCGGCTTCTACCTGGTGCCGGTCAACCACCACCTCGTCGGCCCCGAGATCGCCTGGATCGTCGCCGACTCCGGCGCCCGCGTCCTCATCACCCACGAACGCTTCGCGGCCGCCGCGACCGCCGCCGCCGACGAGGCCGGACTCCCGGAGAGCCACCGCTACGCCGTGGGCACCGTCCCCGGCTGCCGCCCCTACGCCGATCTCCTCGACGGCCACCCCGCCACCCCGCCCGAGAACCGCACCCTCGGCTGGGTCATGAACTACACCTCGGGCACCACCGGCCGCCCGCGCGGCATCCGCCGCCCCCTGCCCGGCAAGCTCCCGGAGGAGACGTACCTCGGCGGCTTCCTCGGCATCTTCGGCATCCGGCCGTTCGACGGCAACGTCCACCTGGTCTGCTCGCCGCTCTACCACACGGCAGTGCTCCAATTCGCGAGCGCCGCTCTCCATATCGGACACCCGCTCGTCCTCATGGACGGCTGGTCGCCGGAGGAGATGCTCCGCCTCATCGACACCCAACGCTGCACGCACACGCACATGGTCCCCACGCAGTTCCACCGACTCCTCGCGCTGCCCGAGGAGGTGAAGGAGCGTTACGACGTCTCCTCCATGCGCCACGCCATCCACGGGGCAGCCCCCTGCCCCGACCATGTGAAACGCGCCATGATCGACTGGTGGGGGAGCTGCGTCGAGGAGTATTACGCGGCCAGCGAGGGCGGCGGTGCCTTCGCCACGGCCGAGGACTGGCTGAAGAAGCCCGGCACCGTAGGCAAGGCCTGGCCGATCAGCGAACTCGCCGTCTTCGACGACGACGGGAACCGGCTGCCGGCGGGTCAACTCGGCACGGTCTACATGAAGATGAGCACCGGCGGCTTCAGCTACCACAAGGACGAGACCAAGACCCGCAAGAACCGGATCGGCGACTTCTTCACCGTCGGCGACCTCGGTGTCCTGGACGCGGACGGCTATCTCTTCCTCCGCGACCGCAAGATCGACATGATCATCGCCGGTGGCGTGAACATCTACCCCGCCGAGATCGAGTCCGCTCTGCTCACCCACCCCGCCGTCGCGGACGCCGCAGCCTTCGGCATCCCGCACGCCGACCGGGGCGAGGAGGTCAAGGCCGTCGTCGAACCGGCCGAGGGGTACGAGGCGGGGGACGCGCTCGCCGCCGAGATCCTGGCCCATTGCGAGGAGCGGCTCGCGGGCTACAAACGGCCCCGTTCCGTCGACTTCATCGCCGCGATGCCCCGCGACCCCAACGGCAAGCTCTACAAAAGGCGGTTGAGGGAACCCTACTGGGAGGGGCACCAACGGCCCCTGTAG
- a CDS encoding NAD(P)/FAD-dependent oxidoreductase has protein sequence MPAPEPSASPSPARRPGAPSRDRYDAVIVGGGHNGLVAAAYLARAGQSVLVLERLDTTGGAAVSTRPFAGVDARLSRYSYLVSLLPRKIVRDLGLDFAVRKRTVSSYTPSLRDGRPTGLLVGGDRTRESFAALTGGEREYEAWQRFYAMTQRVAERVFPTLTEPLPARDALKARIDDAEAWRTLFEEPIGVAVERNFTDDLVRGVVLTDALIGTFADAHDTSLLQNRCFLYHVIGGGTGDWDVPVGGMGALTDALAAAARAAGAEIRVRHEATRIETDGTHAEVTVRTPEGEHVVAARRVLANASPQALAALLGETPPPPAEGAQLKVNMLLTRLPRLRDRSVDPRQAFAGTFHIAEGYGQLADAYRDAAAGRLPAAPPSEIYCHSLTDPSILGPDLAARGYQTLTLFGLHTPARLFAADNDATRAALLKATLAELDAHLEEPITDCLALDENGEPCIEAKTPLDLERDLRLPGGHIFHRDLSFPYENEATGPWGVETAHANVLLCGAGAVRGGGVSGVPGHNAAMAALG, from the coding sequence ATGCCCGCACCCGAGCCGTCCGCATCCCCGTCGCCCGCCCGCCGCCCCGGCGCGCCCTCCCGGGACCGCTACGACGCCGTGATCGTGGGCGGCGGCCACAACGGTCTGGTCGCCGCCGCCTACCTCGCCCGCGCCGGACAGTCCGTCCTCGTCCTGGAACGCCTGGACACCACCGGGGGAGCGGCCGTCTCGACCCGTCCCTTCGCCGGGGTCGACGCCCGCCTCTCGCGCTACTCCTATCTGGTCTCCCTGCTGCCGCGGAAGATCGTCCGCGACCTCGGCCTCGACTTCGCCGTACGCAAGCGGACCGTGTCCTCGTACACCCCGTCGCTGCGCGACGGACGCCCCACCGGGCTCCTCGTCGGCGGCGACCGAACACGGGAGTCGTTCGCCGCGCTGACCGGGGGAGAGCGGGAGTACGAGGCGTGGCAGCGCTTCTACGCGATGACGCAGCGCGTCGCGGAACGGGTCTTCCCCACCCTCACCGAGCCGCTCCCCGCCCGGGACGCGCTGAAGGCCCGGATCGACGACGCCGAGGCCTGGCGGACCCTGTTCGAGGAGCCCATCGGGGTGGCCGTCGAACGGAACTTCACCGACGATCTGGTACGCGGCGTGGTGCTGACCGACGCCCTGATCGGCACCTTCGCCGACGCCCACGACACCTCACTGCTCCAGAACCGGTGCTTCCTCTACCACGTGATCGGCGGCGGAACCGGTGACTGGGACGTCCCCGTCGGCGGCATGGGCGCCCTCACCGACGCCCTCGCGGCGGCAGCCCGTGCGGCGGGCGCCGAGATCCGCGTACGGCACGAGGCGACCCGGATCGAGACCGACGGCACCCACGCCGAGGTCACCGTCCGCACACCGGAGGGCGAACACGTCGTCGCCGCCCGCCGGGTGCTCGCCAACGCCTCACCGCAGGCGCTCGCCGCCCTCCTCGGGGAGACCCCGCCGCCGCCCGCCGAGGGTGCCCAGCTCAAGGTGAACATGCTGCTCACCCGGCTCCCTCGCCTCCGCGACCGGTCCGTCGACCCCCGCCAGGCCTTCGCCGGAACGTTCCACATCGCCGAGGGGTACGGGCAGTTGGCCGACGCCTACCGGGACGCGGCCGCCGGACGGCTGCCCGCCGCACCGCCGTCCGAGATCTACTGCCACTCGCTGACCGACCCCTCGATCCTCGGCCCCGACCTCGCCGCGCGCGGCTACCAGACCCTCACCCTCTTCGGCCTCCACACCCCGGCCCGGCTCTTCGCCGCCGACAACGACGCCACCCGGGCCGCCCTGCTGAAGGCCACCCTCGCCGAACTGGACGCCCACCTGGAGGAGCCGATCACCGACTGCCTGGCCCTCGACGAGAACGGCGAACCCTGCATCGAGGCCAAGACCCCTCTCGACCTCGAACGCGACCTGCGCCTGCCCGGCGGCCACATCTTCCACCGCGACCTCTCCTTCCCGTACGAGAACGAGGCCACCGGTCCGTGGGGCGTGGAGACCGCCCACGCCAACGTCCTGCTCTGCGGGGCGGGCGCGGTGCGCGGCGGCGGGGTCAGCGGGGTGCCCGGCCACAACGCGGCGATGGCGGCCCTGGGTTAG
- a CDS encoding SGNH/GDSL hydrolase family protein: MTGGRLPVPARRGLLYAAAAGITAALTAPDARAATPGRAPSATPWTTSWATAQTAPTADDPLAYAGLTDGLCTARLRLSAGGQVRLRYANAFGTAPLLVGPVTAEGRPVTFAGQRQESLAAGASLTSDPVEGLRVQDGSLLTVETRLPGPTGPLSFHRNTHAWHTVDGVRTRSVLLLTGVETTGARGPVVAVLGDSIAEGSGTPDDADLRWPDQLARRLPGSAVANLGISGNRLLLDSDRFGPGAQARFDRDVLSLPGLRTVLVHLGVNDLHHVPVERDPSRMVAAYRQLALRARSAGLRVVGATIAPFEGWTRWTPEQDAVRRQVNEAVRTGRIFDAVADVDAVLRDPERPSRLLPAYDSGDGLHPGPAGHTAIAAAVEPRDLR, translated from the coding sequence GTGACCGGCGGCAGGCTCCCCGTTCCGGCGCGACGGGGTCTGCTGTACGCGGCGGCGGCCGGGATCACGGCGGCCCTCACCGCCCCGGACGCGCGAGCTGCCACGCCCGGCCGCGCACCCTCGGCCACGCCCTGGACCACCTCCTGGGCCACCGCGCAGACCGCACCCACGGCGGACGACCCGCTCGCGTACGCCGGTCTCACCGACGGGCTCTGCACCGCGCGGCTGCGGCTCTCGGCGGGCGGGCAGGTCAGACTCCGCTACGCGAACGCCTTCGGGACCGCGCCGCTGCTGGTGGGCCCGGTGACCGCCGAGGGGCGGCCCGTCACCTTCGCCGGCCAGCGGCAGGAGTCGCTGGCGGCGGGCGCGTCGCTCACCAGCGACCCGGTGGAGGGGCTCCGGGTGCAGGACGGGTCCCTGCTGACCGTCGAGACACGGCTCCCGGGCCCCACCGGCCCGCTCTCCTTCCACCGCAACACCCACGCCTGGCACACCGTCGACGGGGTCCGGACCCGGTCCGTCCTCCTGCTGACCGGGGTCGAGACGACCGGGGCGCGCGGCCCGGTCGTCGCCGTGCTGGGCGACTCCATCGCCGAGGGCTCCGGCACACCCGACGACGCGGACCTCCGCTGGCCCGACCAGCTGGCCCGCAGGCTGCCCGGCTCCGCCGTCGCCAACCTCGGCATCAGCGGCAACCGGCTGCTCCTGGACAGCGACCGCTTCGGCCCGGGCGCCCAGGCCCGCTTCGACCGGGACGTCCTGTCGCTGCCGGGGCTGCGGACGGTCCTGGTGCACCTGGGCGTCAACGACCTCCACCACGTGCCCGTGGAGCGCGACCCGTCGCGAATGGTGGCCGCGTACCGCCAACTGGCCCTGCGCGCCCGGTCCGCCGGGCTGCGGGTGGTGGGTGCCACCATCGCGCCGTTCGAGGGGTGGACGCGCTGGACGCCGGAGCAGGACGCGGTACGGCGGCAGGTCAACGAGGCCGTGCGCACCGGGCGGATCTTCGACGCCGTGGCCGACGTCGACGCGGTGCTCCGCGATCCGGAGCGGCCCTCCCGGCTGCTGCCCGCGTACGACAGCGGCGACGGCCTGCACCCGGGGCCCGCGGGCCATACGGCGATCGCCGCCGCCGTCGAACCCCGGGATCTGCGGTAG
- a CDS encoding phosphopentomutase, translated as MARTVIVVIDGFGIGAMPDAGVLRPGDLAADTCGHVLDHARTALGRPLRLPVLGALGLGLVHPHPDLARRTRLPVAAGRAALGYPGADTFAGHQTMMGADFSRVAVARLADHLDEVAEALTAAGHRTELLGGKPLLVVDGSVLVHDNLEADPGINWNTSGALDDLPFEGPDGILAIARTVRAVAPVARVIAVGGHADGPLPRFVRPGDGGTVGLDTPATGFYRNGGLRVQHLGAPLDHTRQLPEVAARAGIPVTLVGKAADILVCGEAVHRPAVATSDVLAYTLEGVRAEGDALIVANVQETDLAGHQQDATRYGQLLEQVDAGLAGLVSLLAAPGDRLIVTGDHGNDPTVGHAHHTREYVPVLIHRPEEDGVELLPDADSLADVGATAAHSLSLAPEQLAAGTPLHTGRRAPVLRP; from the coding sequence ATGGCCAGGACCGTCATCGTCGTCATCGACGGATTCGGCATCGGCGCCATGCCCGACGCGGGCGTGCTGCGCCCCGGCGACCTCGCCGCCGACACCTGCGGGCACGTCCTCGACCACGCCCGCACCGCCCTCGGCCGTCCGCTGCGCCTGCCGGTGCTGGGGGCGCTGGGCCTCGGCCTGGTCCACCCCCATCCGGACCTGGCCCGCCGCACCCGGCTGCCGGTCGCGGCGGGCCGGGCCGCCCTCGGCTATCCGGGCGCGGACACGTTCGCGGGCCACCAGACCATGATGGGCGCCGACTTCAGCCGGGTGGCCGTCGCCCGGCTCGCCGACCACCTCGACGAGGTGGCCGAAGCACTCACGGCGGCCGGCCACCGCACGGAGCTGCTCGGCGGCAAACCGCTGCTCGTCGTCGACGGGTCGGTCCTCGTGCACGACAACCTGGAGGCCGACCCCGGCATCAACTGGAACACCTCCGGCGCACTGGACGACCTCCCCTTCGAGGGCCCCGACGGCATCCTCGCCATCGCCCGCACCGTACGCGCCGTGGCGCCGGTCGCCCGAGTCATCGCGGTCGGCGGACACGCGGACGGGCCGCTCCCCCGCTTCGTCCGGCCCGGCGACGGCGGGACGGTCGGCCTGGACACCCCGGCCACCGGCTTCTACCGCAACGGCGGACTGCGCGTCCAACACCTGGGCGCCCCTCTGGACCACACACGCCAGCTCCCCGAAGTGGCGGCCCGGGCCGGCATCCCGGTCACCCTGGTCGGCAAGGCGGCCGACATCCTGGTGTGCGGGGAGGCGGTCCACCGCCCGGCCGTGGCCACCTCCGACGTCCTGGCGTACACCCTGGAAGGCGTACGCGCCGAAGGCGACGCCCTGATCGTGGCGAACGTCCAGGAGACCGACCTGGCGGGCCACCAGCAGGACGCGACCCGGTACGGTCAACTCCTGGAACAGGTCGACGCCGGACTGGCCGGGCTCGTGTCGCTGCTGGCCGCCCCCGGGGACCGGCTGATCGTCACCGGCGACCACGGCAACGACCCCACCGTCGGCCATGCCCACCACACCAGGGAGTACGTACCCGTGCTCATCCACCGCCCCGAAGAGGACGGCGTCGAACTTCTGCCCGACGCGGACAGCCTCGCCGATGTGGGTGCCACCGCCGCCCACTCACTGTCCCTGGCCCCGGAACAACTCGCGGCCGGAACCCCCCTGCACACGGGCAGGCGCGCGCCCGTCCTCCGGCCGTAG
- a CDS encoding serine/threonine-protein kinase — protein sequence MADTRLIQSRYRLIELIGRGGMGEVWRARDESLGRLVAVKCLKPMGPQHDQAFTRILRERFRREARVAASLQHRGVTVVHDFGEHEGVLYLVMELLDGHNLSQLLEGNQQRPLPVDHVVDIAEQVADALGYTHRQGIVHRDLKPANIMRLTDGTVKICDFGIARLGHDIGVTSRLTTTGIAMGTPHYMSPEQIGGKEVDHRSDLYSLGCVLYEIATGVPPFDLEDPWSILVGHRDTRPEPPRTHRAELPGFFDRVVLDLLAKAPDERPADASDLRRRILLGRTGGQAVPGAVHLPLASTGPYHAPPPAALRQDPQRPEPELPSWARDMTSGHKATGSLSPGACLPDPAAGLTSRWTTATSTAATPPPGTDGSSRVPPARPAPTPELLAALAGRHSSGIDLGRLGRWEEAGEVHRAVAAERESVLGPDHPDTLASRYEIGFTLSRTGRAADALREFGQVAAGRERTLGPDHPQTLAARQETAYVLGQLGRYFEAHQVYAAVLAGRERSMGPDHPDTLRCRHNLAFNLSRLGRPEESWQLARQVADDRARLLGPTHPDTLATRYEVAYTLGRLGRWAEALETYQDVARARAATLGPDHPDTLAARYEAGISLGRLGRSAEALELYRALVADRTRVGGPSDAETLRARHGLGVNLGRMGRWEEALTEAREVCAMRGSTLGPDHPDTVISCREVAVALGWLGRWSDALTAYRQVAEARGRVLGPDHPETLAARSDEAHCLDRLGRKDEAAELYRALAAHRAQNALPPPH from the coding sequence ATGGCGGACACCAGGCTGATCCAGAGCCGGTACCGGCTGATCGAACTGATCGGGCGCGGCGGCATGGGCGAGGTGTGGCGGGCGCGCGACGAGTCGCTGGGCCGCCTGGTCGCCGTCAAATGCCTCAAGCCCATGGGCCCCCAGCACGACCAGGCGTTCACCCGCATCCTGCGCGAACGCTTCCGCCGCGAGGCCCGGGTCGCCGCCTCCCTCCAGCACCGGGGCGTCACCGTCGTCCACGACTTCGGCGAACACGAAGGCGTCCTCTACCTCGTCATGGAGCTGCTGGACGGGCACAACCTGAGCCAGCTCCTGGAGGGGAACCAGCAGCGCCCGCTCCCCGTCGACCATGTCGTCGACATCGCCGAACAGGTCGCCGACGCGCTCGGCTACACCCACCGGCAGGGCATCGTCCACCGCGACCTGAAGCCCGCCAACATCATGCGGCTGACCGACGGCACGGTGAAGATCTGTGACTTCGGCATAGCGCGCCTCGGCCACGACATCGGCGTCACCTCCCGGCTCACCACCACCGGCATCGCCATGGGCACCCCGCACTACATGTCGCCCGAGCAGATCGGCGGGAAGGAGGTCGACCACCGCAGCGACCTCTACTCGCTGGGCTGTGTGCTGTACGAGATCGCCACCGGCGTACCGCCGTTCGACCTGGAGGACCCCTGGTCCATCCTCGTCGGGCACCGCGACACCCGGCCCGAACCGCCGCGCACCCACCGCGCCGAACTCCCCGGCTTCTTCGACCGCGTCGTCCTGGACCTGCTGGCCAAGGCGCCCGACGAGCGGCCCGCCGACGCGAGCGACCTGCGCCGCCGCATCCTGCTCGGCCGCACCGGCGGGCAGGCCGTACCCGGGGCCGTCCACCTGCCGCTCGCTTCGACCGGCCCGTACCACGCCCCGCCACCCGCCGCCCTGCGCCAGGACCCCCAACGCCCGGAACCCGAACTGCCCTCCTGGGCCCGTGACATGACCTCCGGGCACAAGGCGACCGGCTCCCTGAGCCCGGGGGCCTGCCTCCCCGACCCCGCCGCCGGGCTGACCAGCCGGTGGACCACCGCGACGAGCACCGCCGCCACCCCGCCGCCCGGCACCGACGGCTCCAGCCGCGTACCGCCCGCCCGGCCCGCCCCCACGCCCGAGCTGCTCGCCGCGCTCGCCGGGCGCCACAGCTCGGGCATCGACCTGGGGCGGCTGGGCCGCTGGGAGGAGGCGGGCGAGGTGCACCGCGCGGTCGCCGCAGAGCGCGAGAGCGTCCTCGGCCCCGACCACCCGGACACCCTCGCCAGCCGGTACGAGATCGGCTTCACCCTCAGCCGCACCGGCCGGGCCGCCGACGCGCTGCGCGAGTTCGGCCAGGTCGCCGCGGGCCGGGAACGCACCCTGGGCCCCGACCACCCGCAGACCCTCGCCGCCCGGCAGGAGACCGCGTACGTCCTCGGCCAGCTCGGCCGCTACTTCGAGGCCCATCAGGTGTACGCGGCGGTCCTCGCCGGCCGCGAACGTTCCATGGGGCCCGACCACCCCGACACCCTGCGCTGCCGCCACAACCTGGCGTTCAACCTCAGCCGCCTCGGGCGCCCCGAGGAGTCGTGGCAGCTGGCCCGCCAGGTGGCCGACGACCGGGCCCGGCTGCTCGGCCCCACCCACCCCGACACCCTCGCCACCCGGTACGAAGTCGCCTACACCCTGGGCCGGCTGGGCCGTTGGGCGGAAGCGCTGGAGACCTACCAGGACGTCGCCCGGGCCCGTGCCGCCACCCTCGGCCCCGACCACCCCGACACCCTCGCCGCCCGCTACGAGGCGGGCATCAGCCTCGGCCGGCTCGGCCGCAGCGCTGAGGCCCTGGAGCTGTACCGGGCGCTGGTCGCCGACCGTACGCGGGTGGGCGGGCCCTCCGACGCCGAGACGCTCCGCGCCCGCCACGGGCTGGGCGTCAACCTGGGGCGGATGGGCCGCTGGGAGGAGGCGCTCACCGAGGCGCGCGAGGTGTGCGCGATGCGGGGAAGCACGCTCGGCCCGGACCACCCGGACACCGTGATCAGCTGCCGCGAGGTCGCGGTGGCCCTCGGCTGGCTCGGCCGCTGGTCCGACGCCCTCACCGCCTACCGTCAGGTCGCCGAGGCACGCGGCCGCGTCCTGGGCCCCGACCACCCGGAGACCCTGGCCGCCCGAAGCGACGAGGCCCACTGCCTGGACCGGCTCGGGCGCAAGGACGAGGCCGCCGAGCTGTACCGCGCCCTCGCCGCACACCGGGCCCAGAACGCGCTGCCGCCGCCGCACTGA